The window TTattttatctgatccacatattAACACACCTAAATGCCTTGATTTCTTCAATTACCTTCTCCTTAATCAATCTTTAATTACTTTCAAGATTGGTGTTGAAACCCATTTGAATCTTGTTTGTAGACTTGTTAAAGAAAGATACTTTGATGATGCTGAGAATCTTTTGGTTTTAGTCCCAAAGATTGAAACTTTCAGGTACCCATTTAACTGTAAAGATTCTTGTTTTGATTATCAGAATGTTCCTTCTTTGATGCTTAAAGCattaaattatgtattttgtaatgtatatgttgtgtatatttATACTTGATATATACTCCCTCTGCCCATTTTTGGTTTTAGTCCCAAAGATTGAAACTTTCAGGTATCCATTTACTGTTAAAGATTCTTCTTTTGATGCTTAAATCATTAAactttgggtttttcttttttcatttttggcccatAGGCCAAAATTAATTACCGGCGCTAGCCAAAATGTACAAGGGAAAATTGCAATCAAATACCATTCGGCCGTCTAGTTTACAAAACATGTACACAGTGTATAGGTAGTGTATACTTTATTACTGaatatacatattctatacataccTGTACACAACATATACAACCGAAATGTATAGGTAGTGTATACTTCGGCTGTGTTGGTAAACTTCTTGGTCGAAGGGTACATTTACTTAAGTTTCCCAATGAACAAACCTatactgattatgtatattataagtatattgtatgtatattatatgtatatttatacttaatatacataaCATACATACGTTTACTGGCTATTATGTTTTAGAGTGGTTCAAAAATGTGATTATCCCTTAAACTTTCAGGTGCCCCTTTGCTGTTGTAGCTTCCTTCTTTTTTGATAACCAGAATGTTCCTTCTTCAATGCTTAAAGCATTAAACTTTaggctttttttcatttttgaccCGTAGGCCAAAATTAATTACGGGcactagccaaaatatacaaacctaTATACTGATTATGTAAAGAAAAAGTTGCACTTTTgaccctattttgtgttggtttttaattttgcccttcaaaatcgaacttatgcctagctGGGATAAGTTTTTTAAACGCGTGGGGCATAACCTGtgggatattatgatgcgaaaatataaacttatgccccGCGAAAAAGTTGGTtgttttgaggggcaaaaatttaaGATTgccacaaaatagggacaaaagtgccaATGAcccatatgtatatttatacttaatatacaaagcATGTACATTACTGGCTATTATGTTTTAgagcggtccaaaaatgtaattatctCTTAAAATTTTCAGGTGCCCCTTTGCTGTTGTAGCTTCCTTCTTTGAGAATCACAATGTTTCGTCAAAGTTTGCTTCAAAAATATTCAATTTGCTTCTTAAAGCTTTATCTGATAACGGAAAATTCCAAGAGGTTATGGAGATTTTCATGTATATGAGACTAAATGCAATTGAGATTAATGAGAGAACTTGTACTGTTCATTTGATTAAGCTTTTAAAAAGCGATCACATCGCATTAGCGCTGGTTTTCTTTTATCAAATGATTGAATCAGGTATTCAGGTTTCAGTATTTTCTTTGACAGTTTTGGTTGATGGATTGTGTAAAAATGGGGAGATAAAGAAAGCTAGAGAATTGGTGGAGGAAATGCTGTCTAAAGGGGTAAAGCCTAATATTATTACATGTAATACCTTAGTGGATGCTTGTGCTAAGAGATGGAATTTCGAAGAAATGGACAACGTTTTGGTGTTGATGAATAGGGAACATGTCGATTTAAATGCCGAGACTTATAAGTTTCTGGTGGATGGATTCTTGAGTGGTGGGAAGATTGATGATGCAGAGAGATTGATTTTGGAAATGTATGTCAAGGGTTTTAAGGTGGATATCCATTTGTATAATTCGATGATTAAGGGATATTGCAGGCTAGGGAGTATGGAAAGGGCACTTTCATTATTCAGGCAGATGATTGAGAAAGACATCTGCCCAAATATCGATACATACTCAGTTTTAGTAAAAGGTCTTTGTGATGTTGGACAGGTAAGCAGAGTGAAAGAGCTTGTAGATAAAATGGTGGGTCAGGGAGTTGAGTTGGATGATAGTATGTTCGACGTTTTAATTGAATGTTACTTCAAGGCCAGAATGATAGAGGAAGCTGTTAGCGTAGTTGCATTGATGGAGAAGAGAGGATTCATCGCAGATATGTCTGTGTATGAGCTGATAATTGATGGATTATTCAAGTTAGATCGGACTGAAGAGGCGATATCTTGGTTAACACTTCTAATCAAAAGGGGCATGTCTAAACAGAAGTTAGCTACCATTCCGCTGGTTGATTATTTAAGAAATTCAGCTTCTGAAAAGTTGGTTCACAAACGCAAACAACAAGAAGACAGCTTTGATACGTCCTTTTACTCTGATACGATTAGTTTATGGCTCGGGAAACAGCATGATGATGCTCATTCTGCAGAAATGATGAATATTTCAGCAGTAGAAAACGAGTATATAAAGGGAAATGCTGCTTAAATGGTTGTTCAGAAAAGAAAACAGGCTGGAAATTATGCGGGCTTTAAATTAGCGCCTTTGGTGGTATTTTCCTTCATGAACTATATACAGATAAGCTTTCATGTCTTCGATGCAAGCTTGAATAAATATGGGTTCTCCTTAAATGGAGATTTGGTATGGGAAATACATGCATTATGTGGAAGAAGAAGAGACAATATACAGATAAGCTTGCATCCTAACTGAAAAGAAAACAGGCTTGAAATGATGTGGGTCGTAACTTGTAAGTTAACGCCCTTTCGGTGTATTTTAGTAGCAGTCAAAAAGAAGCATAAAGTTCACTTGTCATAAATACGCCCCTCCCAAAACCAAATGTGACGGTGTAAATTGTCACAAAGATAAAAGTTGGTTCCACTGACTTCTCTATCAACTAGATGTTCATTGTTTTGATCTCGAAAGCCCTACAAAATCTGCCCAAAGTTTCTATTAATTCATTGACTTGTTTGTAGGTTCTTATATCCCTCTTAttccttataaaaaaaaatcccTCTTTCTTCCTACATCAGTGGGACTCTGAGGCATTGGTGTTCATGAAGTTGGATGGTAGTTGAAGCTTATTCTTTTCCTTCTCTGGTTATGTTTGAGTTTAACCGTTTACATCTCTGGTTTTGGATTGAGTTTGATTGTTAAGGTCTCAGAAAATATCTTGACCCTTTTTTTACTTGTGGGACACATGAACCTCTTTGTCTAACTTCATTAGTTTGAGTCTTCTCTCTATTGGATTCAAAGCACTTAGACCTAGTAAATGAGGTTTGTATGTGCTCAAGTCCAAAATCAAAGTTTGCTCTTGGAGGTCTGTAATTCCCTATTTAAACAGAACACTAGCACCCAGCAGAGTTTTCTAGTGGACTGGGCTTAAACATGCTTACTTGAAATTGGATTTGACTCACTGGAACCATGAATTTACTACTTGCTCATATAGGTATGATGGCTCGATTGGTTCAGCATCCTGCGCAATGGTAGTTCTCGATCAGTTTGCGTGGAAACTTAGTCGAAGAAATCATTGATTGCTTCGCATATATGTCAAAATATGTTACATTTCTATGGAGTATTGGTCGGGTCATGgtgtttttgtttttctttatttaccATTTAGTTCTGTGCATAGATCCATGGTCTCTGCATCTCAAAGGATAGGAACTTTTTTGCTGAATCAGTAGTATTTCTTGAGCTGCTATTCAGTATCGTGTTGTATGTCTATGTATAAGCTCAGTACACATCAAGGTTGTATCACCTCAACTAGGATATCATTTTGTGATTAAACAGACACTGAACTTCTAGTTATGATTACTCGGCGATGCTTTCACCCGCAATTAGCAACTAAGCTGTGTAGCAAGATGGAAATAGTTGAGCTCTATATGCCTGTAAAACTAGTTCAATGTTTGAACAGATCCTTAGCCCCCATCAGCATTGTAATATTCAATGGGACTGGAAGCTCTGGCATACGTCCCAAATCTACAAACCGATGAGAAAACATATACAGTAGTTTTTACATCATATCTCAAAACACTTGGTCAGAATGCAGTCTTTCAAATTTAGTAAAGAAATCAATAATTGCTGAAAATCTCGAATTGATATAGCTTAAAACTGTACTAAATCCAtgcatcatcaacaacaacatagccAGGTGGGCCTGGAAAGGGTAGAGAGTACGCAaatcttacccctaccttgtaaAGGTATAGAGGCTGTTTCTGATGAAATTCATGCATCATTGGTTCAAATTCTGGTATTATTCGGGTTACATAGCAAAAGACCATGAAACTGAAGGACAAACGCGTGGATAACTTTTGCTCGTGCTTGAAGGCTAGATACGTGGTCGCATTCACGCTTCAAGAGATGagtatcaattttatgtttgattaagatcttgattatgtgttgtctatattacatgcaagtttGATCCTGACTATTTGCTTCTGCTGTTTATGCCTGTAATCCATCAATTAGCATCAAGAGCCAACTAGCATTTAAATAGATGACCTAGAATATACATATGTGTGATTATGTATGATTATTGTGTTTTTTTGAATTCGTTTTTGCTTATGAAGAACatgatttaaaagaaaaaaattgaataattaagagcctgtttggaaagccacttggtaattggaattggtgtaattactaccccagtaattacacagcctagtaattactaAGTATTATAGTTataacgacctgtttgtttgtcataatgtaattacaagcgtgttgtttggttgcacaaatgtaattacacagttagtttaatttaaaattaaaatttaattataaaaaatttaaaattaatatttaaaaaatacgtgcctttatagatgatattagattagttatttaataatacattgtttcttgaaaatatgttaattaataatcatatatttgtaactaatattgtaaaaaataattcatatataatttcaatttaataatatttttattttaattgattataaaaattaaaagcataccttttttgtgagaacatcatgggattggatgtttgacaaaaaaagaatatttataaatatactttaccaaaaagaatatttataaatataatgccattaACACTATTCAAATGTCTGACAATAATTCTATCAACCTTAAGTGAAAAataacaacatgcaatgtgaaataacaagtcaatagtactaaagtAAATATTTTTAGaatcgaaaatataacctaaattcaaaatccgaaagaatatttttaatataatactcttatgtcaaattctaacattacataagtaagtttcaacataacataagtaaatactcttataattcaaaagaaagggaaaatataagtcaatcgaaattctactttaataacgtactttttatatgccaagtttgctaatgactcattcttttataatattaagagatgtagtttcaaaaattagaatattaacacggtcatgctaaatgaata is drawn from Lycium barbarum isolate Lr01 chromosome 8, ASM1917538v2, whole genome shotgun sequence and contains these coding sequences:
- the LOC132605986 gene encoding pentatricopeptide repeat-containing protein At2g28050 isoform X1, with translation MSVQKVLQNLRTLKKCQIPNPHLHPKAKIGDTIINTVLISNTPTTTVLYNLNPNLVHLILSDPHINTPKCLDFFNYLLLNQSLITFKIGVETHLNLVCRLVKERYFDDAENLLVLVPKIETFRCPFAVVASFFENHNVSSKFASKIFNLLLKALSDNGKFQEVMEIFMYMRLNAIEINERTCTVHLIKLLKSDHIALALVFFYQMIESGIQVSVFSLTVLVDGLCKNGEIKKARELVEEMLSKGVKPNIITCNTLVDACAKRWNFEEMDNVLVLMNREHVDLNAETYKFLVDGFLSGGKIDDAERLILEMYVKGFKVDIHLYNSMIKGYCRLGSMERALSLFRQMIEKDICPNIDTYSVLVKGLCDVGQVSRVKELVDKMVGQGVELDDSMFDVLIECYFKARMIEEAVSVVALMEKRGFIADMSVYELIIDGLFKLDRTEEAISWLTLLIKRGMSKQKLATIPLVDYLRNSASEKLVHKRKQQEDSFDTSFYSDTISLWLGKQHDDAHSAEMMNISAVENEYIKGNAA
- the LOC132605986 gene encoding pentatricopeptide repeat-containing protein At2g28050 isoform X2, translated to MYFVMYMLCIFILDIYSLCPFLVLVPKIETFRCPFAVVASFFENHNVSSKFASKIFNLLLKALSDNGKFQEVMEIFMYMRLNAIEINERTCTVHLIKLLKSDHIALALVFFYQMIESGIQVSVFSLTVLVDGLCKNGEIKKARELVEEMLSKGVKPNIITCNTLVDACAKRWNFEEMDNVLVLMNREHVDLNAETYKFLVDGFLSGGKIDDAERLILEMYVKGFKVDIHLYNSMIKGYCRLGSMERALSLFRQMIEKDICPNIDTYSVLVKGLCDVGQVSRVKELVDKMVGQGVELDDSMFDVLIECYFKARMIEEAVSVVALMEKRGFIADMSVYELIIDGLFKLDRTEEAISWLTLLIKRGMSKQKLATIPLVDYLRNSASEKLVHKRKQQEDSFDTSFYSDTISLWLGKQHDDAHSAEMMNISAVENEYIKGNAA